Within Amycolatopsis sp. cg5, the genomic segment CGCCGGTCTCGCCGCCGGATTCTCCGGAGAGGACTTCCTCTACACCGGACCGGCGAAGACCTACGGCGAGCTTCACGAGGCCATCAGCAAGGGTGTCCGCAAGTTCTCGACCGACTCGGTCACCGACGTCCAGCGCGTCGCGGCCGTCGCGAAGGAACTGGGCGCTGTCGCCGAGATCCTGTTGCGGGTCAACAGTTCCACGGCGAGTGCGTCGACGGGCATCCGCATGACCGGCACTCCTTCGCAGTTCGGCTTCGACGCCGAAGTGCTGCCGGATGTCATGCCTGAGCTGCGGGCGATCGAGGACATCGAGCTCACGGGATTCCACTTCTTCCCGCTGAGCAACGCGAAGGACGAGGAAAGCCTGATCGCCGAGTTCCAGGGCACCATCGCGCTGGCGGCACAGTTGCAGGCCGACCTCGGTCTGGAGCTCAAGTTCCTCGACATCGGGGGCGGCTTCACCAGCCCCTACGGCGTTCCGGGCGGCCGGGGTCACTACCCCAAGCTCCGGGACGAACTGGCCAACACGCTCGACACGCACTTCCCGAACTGGCGGACGAACGGTCCCCAGCTCGCCTGTGAGTCGGGCCGGTTCCTGATCGGCGCCAGCGGGACACTGCTGGCCAGCGTCAGCAACGTCAAGGTCAGCCGCGGCCGCAAGTTCGTCATTCTCGACACCGGGATCAACGCTTTCGGTGGCATGTCGGGACTCGGCAGGTTGCTGCCGGTCGCGGTCGCCGTCGAAACCGGCGAGAAGACCGAACGCGCGAGCCTGGCCGGACCGCTGTGCACCCCGGGCGACCTGCTCGGCCGCGAGATCGAGGTCCCGATCTACGAGCCGGGCGACACGGTCGTCATCCCGAACGTCGGTGCGTACGGTCCCACCGCCAGCCTGTTGATGTTCCTCGGAAGGCCCGCCCCGACCGAGGTCATCGTCCGCGGAGACGAACTGGTTTCCGTATCCCGTATTGAGCACGAACGTTCGTACCAGGTGGGTTCCGCGCCGCGCTGACCGATTCGGAAATCGCGCTTGGAATTCACGCCCTGGGTGAATCGTGCCGTGTAGTCGAGCTTATCCCGCCTGAGTGAGAGTATTCGGAGCACACCATGACCAGCATGCTGAACAAGAACTCGACGGTCACCTACCTGCCGGGCTGCAGCCCTTTCGACGCCCCGCAGGTGGAGGAAAAGGAAACCGTCGTGGTGACGAGTGTCGCGTCGGATTCGCACACCTGGAACCTGGTTTACCTGCAGTTGCTGATCGAGGAGCTCGGCTATGAGGTCGTGAACCTGGGTCCCTGCGTGCCGGACGAGCTGATGGTTTCGGAATGCCGCGACATCGACCCCGCCATGGTCGTCATCTCCAGTGTCAACGGCCACGGCTACCAGGACGGCATGCGCGTGGTCGGCCAGCTCCGCGAGGCGCTGGGCGACACCCCGATGGTCATCGGTGGCAAGCTGGGCATCGCCGCGGGTGGTGACACGAGCTTCCTCGACGAGCTGCTCGAAGCCGGCTTCGACGACGTGTTCGAAGACGGTGTCCGCGGTGTCGAGGAGTTCAAGGCGTTCGTCGCGTCGATCCCGGCCCGCACGGCTCGCCGCACCGCCACCGTCACCCCGCTGCGGAGGGTTGCATGATCACGGTCGTCCCGGACGAGGGCTCCGAACCGGCGGAGACGCCGGTCGATTTCGGAGCCTTCGTCCGCAAGATGGGCGGGGCCGCCTCCGGCGGCCTCGTCGTCCAGCCGCGCATGGGCATCAGCGCCCCGGAAGAGATGCGCGCCGGACTGATGGCCACCAAGGCGGCCAACGCCACCACGGTGGGCACGATCACGCTCGACAGCTACACCCGGGTCGGCAACCTCAAGGCCGCCGACACGGCGCTTCGTGAGGGGATCGGGCTCAACGGCTACCCGATCGTCAACCATCCCCGCAAGGTCACGCGGCACGTGCTCTCGGGCACGTGGGGGCAGGACTTCCCGGTCCAGATCCGGCACGGATCGGCGACCCCGCGCGACATCTTCTCGGCGATGATGGCCTTGCGCCTGAACGCGACCGAAGGCGGTCCGGTGTCGTACTGCCTGCCTTACGGCCGCACCCCGCTGGCCGACTCGATGCGCAACTGGGAGGAGTGCAGCGACCTTTTCGCGCAGCTACGCGAGATCGGCGTCGAGCCGCACCTGGAGTCGTTCGGCGGCTGCATGATGGGCCAGCTGTGCCCGCCGAGCCAGCTCATCGCGATGGCCGTGCTCGAGGCGATGTTCTTCTACCAGCACGGACTGCGGTCCATTTCCGTGAGCTACGCGCAGCAGACCAACATGGTGCAGGACATCGAAGGCGTATTCGCCTTGCGCAGGCTTTGTCACGAACTCGTCCCCACCGAAAACGTCCATGTGGTCATTTATGCCTACATGGGAGTTTACCCGACAACAGAGGACGGTGCCTACCGTCTATTGGGACAAGCAGCTGAACTCGGGGTAACGTGTGGTGCCGAGCGCATCATCGTGAAAACGAAAGCCGAGTCGAAGCGCATTCCCGTGGTCGCCGAAAACGTCGAAGCACTCGAATACGCCAGCGGCGTCGCCGCCAGGACGAAATCACCGGCCGTCGGCTACTACGGCGAGGACACCGAGACCTACCTCGAAGCCAAGGCCATCGTCGACGCCGTGTTGAACCTGGACGCCGACGTCGGCCACGCGCTGCTCCTCGCGTTCAAATATGGCTACATGGACATCCCGTACTGCGTGCACCCGGACAACATGGGCCGCACCCGCAGCTACATCGACGAGCGCGGCTGGCTCCGATGGTCGGAGATCGGCTCGCTGCCACTCGGGAAGCTGGTGTCACGCCGGATCTCCAAGAAGGCCACCTCCACCGACCTCCTGCGGGACCTCCAGTACGTGCGCGGCGAATTCGACTGCGCCTCCTGGACACCCGGAGAGCTCTGGGCGGACCGCGAGGGCTAGACCCTCGCTCCTATGTCCGAGCCGGGCCGCGCAGGGTGGCCCGGCACTTCGTCTTGGATTCGTCGACGCTGGAGATCACGGAAAGGAGGCGGGACGTCCCGCTGACCGGCTTCGCCCGGTCTGGCTTCTCCAGGCAGTACAACGGGGTCGTGAGTGGTACGGCCGGTTCTAACCGGCCGTACCACTCACGACCCCGGTTTGACTCCGGCCCACCCACGGACCCCGGCCTGTATGAAGGCTCCCTTCATACAACCTCGCGTGTATGAGGGGAGCCTTCATCGCGCATAGCTGTATGAGGGGAGCCTTCATACAGGCCGGACGCCCCAGGCGGGGAGGTACCCCACCTCGTGGCTCGCACTTGCCCCAATGCGTCCTTTGGTACCTGGCAGGTCCCCAATGCGGCTTTCGGTCCGTCCCAGGGTCCCAATGCGTCTTTCGGCACCTGCCAGGGACCGGAGGACGCATTGGGACGGGAGGGGGTCGAGCGTGAGCAAGGGCGCTAGACGTTTGTACGTACAGGAAGCATGATCCGGCCGCTGCCGTCAGCCCCGCTGGTCCGCCCTGGTTTTTGGGTGGTCGCTTAGGGGGCGGTAGGGGTGTGGCTGGGTTCTTTTTCGGCCGTACGGTGCCGTTACTGGCGAAGGCTGAACCCTGTCCGCAAGAACGGTTTCTAGCGTGGAGTGCGTAGATGAGCGAGCCCGGCAACGTGGTTTCTGACGCCGTAGAGCAGCCGGACAAGCAGGCGCTGGTGCGCCGTTTGGAGGCGCTGCCGAACTCGGAGCAGCTCCGGTTGCTGACCGAGCTGGTGGTGAAGCAGGCCACCGACGCCCTGAAGAAGGTCCGGCCGGACAGCAAGACCATCGTTGACGCCGAGCGCGCGTTCCGTGACATCGGGCTGGACTCGCTCGCGCTGGTCGATCTGCATCAGCGGCTCAACGCCGCCACCGGGCTGGCGCTGCCGCCCACCGTCGTCTTCGACTACACGACCGCGGCCGCGCTCGCCGCCTACGTGCGGACCGAGGTGCTGGGGCTCGCGCCTGAGGAAGCCGTCGCCACGCAGCAGATCGCCTCGTACGCGGACGACGAGCCGATCGCCATCGTCGGTATCTCGTGCAAGTTCCCCGGTGGCGTGCTGAACGCCGACGACCTGTGGCAGCTGGTCGACGAGGGCCGCGAGGTCCTGGGGGAGTTCCCGGACAACCGTGGCTGGGCGCTCGACACGATGTTCGACGAGAACCCGGAGGAACCGGGCAAGAGCTATGTCACCAAGGGTGGCTTCCTGCCCGACGCCCCCGACTTCGACGCGGACTTCTTCGGCATCAGCCCGAAGGAAGCCGTCGCCATGGACCCTCAGCAGCGCGTGACGCTCGAAGCGGCTTGGGAAGCACTCGAACACGCTGGCATCGACCCGACGACTCTCAAGGGCACTCAGGCCTCTGTCTACGTCGGCGCCGAGGTCCACGAGTACGGGGTAAGGGTTCACGAAGCCCCTGAGGGCCTTGACGCCTACCTGATGACCGGTACCGCGCCCAGTGTCACCTCCGGCCGTGTCGCGTACGTCTTCGGTTTCGAAGGCCCCGCGGTCACCGTCGACACCGCGTGCTCCGGCGCGATCGTGAGCCTCCACCTCGCGAGCCAGGCGCTGCGCCGCGGTGAGACGCAGCTCGCGCTCGTGGGTGGTGTCTGCGTCATGGGCAGCCCCGGCATCTTCACCAGCTTCAGCCGTCAGCGTGGCCTAGCACCCGACGGACACGTCAAGGCCTTCGCGGCCGCGGCCGATGGCACCGGGTTCTCCGAGGGCATCGGCCTTCTCGTCGTCGAGCGGCTGTCGGACGCCGTCGCCAACGGGCACAACGTGCTCGCCATCGTGCGGTCGACCGCGGTCAACCAGGACGGCGCGTCCAACGGTCTCACCGCGCCCAGCGGCACTTCGCAGCAGCGCCTGATCCGCCAGGCGCTCGCGGTCGCCGGGTACACCTCCGACGACGTCGACGTGGTCGACGCGCACGGCACCGGCACCAAGCTCGGTGACCCGATCGAGGCACAGGCCATCCTCGCCACCTACGGCAAGGGCCGTTCCGAGGGGCACCCCCTCTGGCTCGGGTCGAGCAAGCCCAACCTCGGCCACACCCAGGCCGCGGGCGGTGTCGCCAGCATGATCAAGATGATCATGGCGATGAAGCACGGCCGGATGCCGAAGTCGCTGAACATCGACGCGCCGACGCCGAACGTCGACTGGTCGGTCGGTGACGTCAAGCTGCTCACCGAGCCGGTCGCCTGGGAGCCGAACGGCCGTCCGCGCCGCGCGGGCATCTCGTCGTTCGGCATCAGCGGCACCAACGCGCACGCCATTCTCGAAGAGCCGCCCGCCGCCGAAGAAGCCGAGCACGAGACCGCGCCCGCCGCGCTCACCCCGCTCGTCGTCTCCGGCAAGACCGAGCAGGCGCTGCGCGCGCAGGCCGAGCGTCTCGTGTCCTTTGTGGACGAAAACCCGGACGCGAACATCGCCGACTACGCCTACTCGCTCACGCACACCCGCGCGACGCTCACCAACCGCGCGGTCATCCTCGCCGAGTCCACAGAGGACTTCGTCAAGGGCCTGCGTGCCGTCGCGGACGGCCAGAAGAAGGCGCCGGGTGTTCACGTCGGCGCCGCGATCGGCGGCCGCACCGCGTTCCTGTTCACCGGCCAGGGTTCGCAGCGCCTGGCGATGGGCAAGGAGCTCA encodes:
- a CDS encoding cobalamin B12-binding domain-containing protein — translated: MTSMLNKNSTVTYLPGCSPFDAPQVEEKETVVVTSVASDSHTWNLVYLQLLIEELGYEVVNLGPCVPDELMVSECRDIDPAMVVISSVNGHGYQDGMRVVGQLREALGDTPMVIGGKLGIAAGGDTSFLDELLEAGFDDVFEDGVRGVEEFKAFVASIPARTARRTATVTPLRRVA
- a CDS encoding type III PLP-dependent enzyme, with product MSRFHELAEKFGTPTYVYDLDEVQAARDELLAALPEEFKLFYALKANPHPELVRALREGSGGRLHPEISSTGELAAGLAAGFSGEDFLYTGPAKTYGELHEAISKGVRKFSTDSVTDVQRVAAVAKELGAVAEILLRVNSSTASASTGIRMTGTPSQFGFDAEVLPDVMPELRAIEDIELTGFHFFPLSNAKDEESLIAEFQGTIALAAQLQADLGLELKFLDIGGGFTSPYGVPGGRGHYPKLRDELANTLDTHFPNWRTNGPQLACESGRFLIGASGTLLASVSNVKVSRGRKFVILDTGINAFGGMSGLGRLLPVAVAVETGEKTERASLAGPLCTPGDLLGREIEVPIYEPGDTVVIPNVGAYGPTASLLMFLGRPAPTEVIVRGDELVSVSRIEHERSYQVGSAPR
- a CDS encoding methylaspartate mutase, translating into MITVVPDEGSEPAETPVDFGAFVRKMGGAASGGLVVQPRMGISAPEEMRAGLMATKAANATTVGTITLDSYTRVGNLKAADTALREGIGLNGYPIVNHPRKVTRHVLSGTWGQDFPVQIRHGSATPRDIFSAMMALRLNATEGGPVSYCLPYGRTPLADSMRNWEECSDLFAQLREIGVEPHLESFGGCMMGQLCPPSQLIAMAVLEAMFFYQHGLRSISVSYAQQTNMVQDIEGVFALRRLCHELVPTENVHVVIYAYMGVYPTTEDGAYRLLGQAAELGVTCGAERIIVKTKAESKRIPVVAENVEALEYASGVAARTKSPAVGYYGEDTETYLEAKAIVDAVLNLDADVGHALLLAFKYGYMDIPYCVHPDNMGRTRSYIDERGWLRWSEIGSLPLGKLVSRRISKKATSTDLLRDLQYVRGEFDCASWTPGELWADREG